In Chloroflexota bacterium, one DNA window encodes the following:
- a CDS encoding sulfite oxidase-like oxidoreductase, which produces MFDAFKRKFDATPEGMEERVPPGQYVTQKFPVLHYGETPIYKELGQTWDLRVFGEIEAPKTFSYNEFRALPTVTIENIDIHCVTRWSKLATTWTGVRFRDFLTHIPALKPSAKYVLAHSEGGYTANMPLEIMFDDDVLLAYLYEGEELAPDHGFPLRLFVPKKYFWKSAKWLRGIEFMSADRLGFWERYGYHNNADPWQEERHAE; this is translated from the coding sequence ATGTTTGATGCATTTAAAAGAAAGTTTGATGCAACCCCCGAAGGAATGGAAGAACGCGTTCCACCTGGCCAATATGTTACCCAGAAATTTCCAGTCTTGCACTATGGCGAGACTCCGATCTACAAAGAGCTTGGGCAAACCTGGGATTTACGGGTTTTTGGCGAAATTGAAGCCCCAAAAACCTTTTCATACAACGAATTTCGCGCTTTGCCAACCGTCACAATCGAAAATATCGATATTCACTGCGTCACCCGTTGGAGCAAACTCGCCACAACCTGGACGGGTGTGCGCTTTCGCGATTTTCTCACCCATATTCCAGCGCTCAAGCCCAGCGCCAAATATGTGCTAGCCCACTCTGAGGGCGGCTACACCGCCAACATGCCCCTAGAAATTATGTTTGATGATGATGTGTTGCTGGCCTATTTGTACGAAGGCGAGGAGCTAGCGCCGGATCATGGCTTTCCGTTACGTTTGTTTGTGCCGAAAAAATACTTTTGGAAGAGCGCCAAATGGCTGCGTGGCATCGAATTTATGAGCGCCGATCGCTTGGGCTTCTGGGAGCGTTACGGCTACCACAACAACGCCGACCCCTGGCAAGAAGAACGTCACGCTGAATAG
- a CDS encoding GAF domain-containing protein: protein MQSQKQAFEDSSAHFLREWLPRLATATSINGLHTSLSAALNQFRHNPHYHLVWLDLAETQPEIPLELMLSSNQQEQLEQGAILTITTADATQWTMLPLLHITLRGWLALPEATTNDQLLLPLALQTAASMCTISNNQQLVAELRELTQFNLISQRLNSSLELGPLIEAVYRGIQQMFGPQNLFVSLYDPESQLFQVAAHFYADGRSTTPNSQWTVAHGLTGVIIRRNEPIITDRYLETCAQYHVTPLFIDDDIPPLFWAGVPLRFGERVLGTLVIYTLEPEVRYNADTLRKLEMLAHRAADNFEQARLYERTTRQARQLELLNELGRTITSTLDFEAVPSLIMGRVQELLNVEEGSLLLLDEATNELVFRYSLSPVGQQLLGNRIPANVGIAGLVLRTGESLIANRAGDHPAFYTGIDMLVGHETRDLLCVPLLGAGGVKGVIEILNHRNGLPFTAADRALLEAVADQAVIAIENSNLYTQTDQALTRRISELDQRNKQFQEIVQIGNALKAASNLGSVLPALAEAVQSATGFNQVTISLVQTTPGHKAIIKRVASVGIDRQIFEAQASITIEPERVEALLKPQYRRGESTYYIDHRRNGDARLWPDPSNGVDVPELRTGMWHPNDSLFAVLRSTNGDLLGLLTVYAPKNGLQPTTDQIQMLEIFATQLAVALENNRLYERQRQTVEGLTALSALGMAINSTFSNAQSIWQFTVGGMVDWTGALGAGVLLSDPNDPTTLQPIVGLGIEHTPDEAIIQFAHKVLERDKPLLLGDSSKLPSVLRDLGGQALVMLPLLATHQTLGVIYLWYPETLPNREAQDLLSLFVGQAAVAVETRRLAEEVSNGRDRLASILASTEEGIILLSADLRVVEVNAAAQTMIGSNEVAELLGEPVDLLLTHWCAQWNKSEEAWSELTLAIYKVSRGRLAEARGQLELGGLRSQWLEWTTLPVQSAANQSPHPIIIVLRDITTEIEAENLRHDLTYMMIHDLRGPLSSVMTSLDMLAKKMVGDLSEGQDKIVKIALRSSARLLDMVNLLMDISKLEAGQMPITPITVAIDDVVRSVMQNYEPLLNERKVHVALNIAENTPKASVDIQTLERVVQNLLDNAIKFSPALSTITISANKVQANQLPSDHPNGQWILLGVRDAGPGIPAQYRERVFEKFAQVKQTGIKGTGLGLTYCRLAVETHGGRIWVANDDGPGALFLLTIPIA, encoded by the coding sequence ATGCAATCCCAAAAACAGGCATTTGAAGATTCCTCAGCCCACTTTTTGCGCGAGTGGCTCCCGCGTTTGGCAACCGCCACGAGCATTAATGGGTTGCACACAAGTTTGAGCGCCGCCCTTAATCAATTTCGCCATAATCCCCACTATCATTTGGTTTGGCTTGATCTGGCCGAAACTCAGCCCGAAATTCCCTTAGAATTAATGCTCTCCAGCAACCAACAAGAGCAGCTTGAGCAAGGTGCGATTTTAACCATCACTACGGCTGATGCCACGCAATGGACGATGTTGCCACTCTTGCACATTACCTTGCGCGGTTGGTTGGCCTTGCCCGAAGCAACCACGAATGATCAATTGCTCTTGCCCTTGGCGCTGCAAACCGCCGCCAGCATGTGCACGATCAGCAATAATCAACAATTGGTGGCTGAACTGCGCGAACTGACCCAATTTAATCTGATCAGTCAACGCCTGAATAGCTCGCTAGAACTTGGGCCATTGATCGAGGCGGTGTATCGCGGTATCCAACAGATGTTTGGCCCGCAAAATCTATTTGTCTCGTTGTATGATCCTGAGTCGCAGTTGTTTCAAGTGGCAGCGCATTTTTATGCTGATGGCCGCAGCACGACTCCCAATTCGCAATGGACAGTTGCCCATGGCTTAACTGGGGTAATTATTCGGCGCAACGAGCCAATTATCACCGATCGCTATCTCGAAACCTGTGCTCAATATCATGTCACGCCATTGTTTATCGATGATGATATTCCGCCGCTGTTTTGGGCGGGCGTGCCGCTGCGCTTCGGCGAACGCGTGCTTGGCACCTTGGTGATCTATACGCTTGAGCCAGAGGTACGCTACAACGCCGACACGTTACGCAAATTGGAGATGTTGGCTCATCGCGCTGCTGATAATTTTGAGCAGGCACGGCTCTACGAACGCACCACCCGCCAAGCTCGTCAACTTGAATTATTAAATGAACTTGGCCGCACTATCACCTCAACCCTCGATTTTGAGGCCGTGCCATCGTTGATCATGGGGCGGGTTCAAGAGCTGTTGAATGTTGAAGAGGGTTCGTTATTATTGCTTGATGAAGCAACCAACGAATTAGTCTTTCGCTATAGCCTGAGTCCGGTGGGCCAGCAACTCTTGGGTAATCGCATCCCTGCCAATGTAGGGATCGCGGGCTTGGTGTTGCGCACAGGCGAATCATTGATTGCCAATCGTGCTGGCGATCATCCAGCTTTTTATACTGGCATTGATATGTTGGTGGGCCACGAAACCCGCGATCTGCTGTGTGTGCCGTTGCTTGGCGCTGGCGGGGTCAAAGGGGTGATCGAAATTCTCAATCATCGCAATGGTTTGCCATTTACTGCTGCCGACCGCGCTTTGCTCGAAGCGGTGGCCGACCAAGCCGTGATTGCGATTGAAAACTCCAATCTCTATACCCAAACCGACCAAGCTCTGACCCGCCGCATCAGCGAACTCGACCAGCGTAACAAGCAATTTCAAGAGATTGTGCAAATTGGCAATGCGCTCAAAGCCGCTTCCAATCTTGGATCGGTTTTGCCAGCCTTAGCCGAGGCCGTGCAAAGTGCCACGGGCTTCAACCAAGTGACGATTAGCCTCGTCCAAACGACCCCAGGTCATAAAGCGATTATCAAACGAGTTGCGAGCGTTGGCATTGATCGCCAAATTTTCGAGGCTCAAGCCAGCATTACGATTGAGCCTGAGCGGGTCGAAGCCTTGCTTAAACCGCAATATCGCCGTGGCGAATCGACCTATTATATCGATCATCGGCGCAATGGCGATGCGCGTTTGTGGCCTGATCCATCAAATGGAGTCGATGTGCCAGAGCTACGGACTGGCATGTGGCATCCTAACGATAGTTTATTTGCGGTGTTACGCAGCACCAATGGCGATTTGTTGGGCCTTTTGACGGTCTATGCACCCAAAAATGGTCTTCAGCCAACCACCGATCAAATTCAAATGCTGGAGATCTTCGCCACGCAATTGGCGGTTGCGCTCGAAAACAATCGGCTCTACGAACGCCAACGCCAAACGGTCGAAGGTTTGACTGCTTTGAGTGCGCTTGGCATGGCGATCAACAGCACCTTTAGCAATGCGCAATCAATTTGGCAATTTACGGTTGGCGGGATGGTCGATTGGACTGGCGCACTTGGCGCTGGGGTATTGCTCAGCGATCCCAATGATCCTACAACATTGCAACCAATTGTTGGCTTGGGGATCGAGCATACACCTGACGAGGCGATTATTCAATTTGCCCATAAAGTGCTGGAGCGTGATAAACCCTTATTGCTTGGCGATAGCAGCAAATTGCCGAGTGTCTTGCGCGATTTAGGTGGTCAAGCCTTGGTGATGTTACCGTTGCTGGCGACGCACCAAACCTTGGGCGTGATCTACTTGTGGTATCCCGAAACCTTGCCCAACCGCGAAGCCCAAGATTTGCTCTCGCTGTTTGTGGGCCAGGCCGCTGTGGCGGTCGAAACTCGGCGTTTGGCCGAAGAAGTCAGCAATGGCCGTGATCGCTTAGCCTCAATTTTGGCTTCTACTGAAGAAGGCATTATTTTGCTCAGTGCCGATTTGCGGGTGGTTGAAGTCAATGCCGCCGCTCAAACCATGATCGGCAGCAACGAAGTCGCCGAATTGCTGGGCGAGCCAGTCGATTTGCTGCTGACCCATTGGTGCGCTCAGTGGAATAAATCCGAGGAAGCGTGGAGCGAACTAACGCTGGCGATCTACAAAGTTAGTCGCGGGCGTTTGGCTGAGGCGCGGGGCCAGTTGGAATTGGGCGGTTTGCGCAGCCAATGGCTCGAATGGACAACCCTGCCAGTTCAAAGCGCGGCCAACCAAAGCCCTCACCCAATTATTATTGTGCTACGCGATATTACCACCGAGATCGAGGCCGAAAACCTGCGCCACGACCTGACGTATATGATGATTCACGATTTGCGTGGGCCATTGAGTTCGGTGATGACCTCGTTGGATATGCTGGCCAAAAAGATGGTTGGCGACCTGAGCGAAGGCCAAGATAAAATTGTTAAAATCGCTTTGCGCAGCAGCGCACGTCTGCTCGATATGGTTAATTTGCTGATGGATATTAGCAAACTTGAAGCAGGCCAGATGCCAATCACGCCAATTACGGTGGCGATTGATGATGTGGTGCGTTCGGTGATGCAAAATTATGAGCCATTGCTCAACGAGCGCAAAGTCCATGTAGCGCTGAATATTGCTGAAAACACCCCTAAAGCCTCAGTCGATATTCAAACTCTCGAGCGGGTTGTACAAAACTTGCTGGATAATGCAATTAAGTTCAGCCCAGCGTTATCAACAATCACAATTAGCGCCAACAAAGTTCAAGCCAATCAACTACCAAGCGATCATCCCAACGGTCAATGGATTTTGCTGGGCGTGCGCGATGCTGGGCCTGGCATTCCAGCCCAATATCGCGAACGGGTTTTTGAAAAGTTTGCCCAAGTCAAACAAACTGGGATCAAAGGCACTGGGTTGGGCTTGACCTACTGTCGTTTGGCGGTCGAAACCCACGGCGGACGGATTTGGGTTGCCAATGATGATGGCCCAGGCGCACTCTTCCTGCTGACTATTCCGATAGCCTAA
- the secF gene encoding protein translocase subunit SecF encodes MLDLVRRRYLWFAISILTIIPGLISMLVFGLNLGVDFSGGARWEIHIPSISETRDGLENDVNAVFAESGIEGARTQLSQGSTNNQQFVIAFVRSKSVQSDSAERKAVETGLTSKFGADTRIETVQTVGETVRGRSIRNAIVAVFIASLAIMGYLWAAFRGTPNPIRYGVCAIIAMLHDVLVVIGLASILGWLIGLEVDALFMTAVLTVISFSVHDTIVVFDRVRENVRRSSDDYERVVNRSIVQTLTRSINTQFTSFFTLTALLLFGGESIRSFVLILLLGLISGTYSSIFNAAQLLVVWENREWRNWFGRGKDKVKPATAA; translated from the coding sequence ATGTTAGATTTAGTGCGTCGGCGCTATTTATGGTTTGCGATTTCAATCCTGACAATTATTCCAGGCTTGATTAGCATGCTGGTATTTGGTTTGAACCTTGGGGTAGACTTCTCGGGTGGTGCTCGCTGGGAAATTCACATCCCAAGCATTAGCGAAACCCGCGATGGCTTAGAAAACGATGTCAACGCAGTATTTGCTGAAAGTGGCATCGAAGGTGCGCGAACCCAGTTATCACAAGGTTCGACCAACAATCAACAATTTGTGATTGCCTTTGTGCGCTCAAAGTCGGTGCAAAGCGATTCGGCTGAGCGTAAAGCGGTGGAAACTGGCTTGACCAGCAAGTTCGGCGCTGATACACGGATCGAAACGGTACAAACCGTCGGTGAAACCGTGCGTGGGCGCTCAATTCGCAATGCGATTGTGGCTGTCTTTATTGCCTCATTGGCAATCATGGGCTATTTGTGGGCAGCCTTCCGTGGTACTCCCAACCCCATTCGCTACGGCGTGTGTGCAATTATCGCGATGTTGCACGACGTATTAGTCGTGATCGGGTTGGCTTCAATTCTTGGCTGGTTAATTGGCCTCGAAGTTGATGCACTGTTTATGACCGCTGTCTTGACCGTGATTAGCTTCTCGGTGCACGATACAATTGTGGTGTTCGACCGCGTGCGCGAAAACGTGCGCCGCTCAAGCGACGATTACGAACGGGTGGTCAACCGCTCGATCGTTCAAACCTTGACGCGTTCGATCAACACCCAATTTACCTCGTTCTTTACCTTGACCGCCTTGTTGCTGTTTGGTGGCGAAAGCATTCGCTCGTTTGTCTTGATTCTGTTGCTTGGTTTGATCAGTGGTACCTATTCGTCAATTTTCAACGCTGCCCAATTGTTGGTGGTGTGGGAAAATCGCGAATGGCGCAACTGGTTTGGCCGTGGCAAAGATAAAGTTAAGCCAGCCACCGCTGCCTAA
- the secD gene encoding protein translocase subunit SecD, producing MRKQVISALVVTIVAVALATWIVFFPKSFQSLTGRDVSTHLGLDLQGGSQIFLRPADPNEADLAAKLENAAGVIERRVNGLGVSESVVQVVNSDSIVVELPGVKDPAAASEALKGAGNLEFIDPQGQYLPDGTEVCTTATPRYPITVQLPSSVTGTTGVTTTDSLSSTNPLSSTNNLTTTTPTTPTERPCEAPYTTIARGSDLDTSQVALTTDQAGRPAVFFRFQTNSDSATQIASFTSQNIGRPMSIVVDNRVISSPQINGSLPGEGIITMGSTGTTVAEQNSQAQALQNQLKYGALPVTLIEDSNRSISATLGNDSIDASKIAGAIGLIAVMLFMLMYYRLPGLLADIALIIYTILSFAIYNLVPVTLTLPGIAGFILSIGLAVDANVLIFARIKEELHRGRSLERAVEDGFNHAWPSIRDSNASTLITSFILYVLGNGLGVSIIQGFALTLALGIIVSLFTAITVSRMLLRLTIDLGVSNPRWFGVNPEEDAAEVAALSSEQA from the coding sequence GTGCGTAAGCAAGTAATTAGTGCCCTCGTCGTGACGATTGTGGCAGTTGCTTTAGCGACTTGGATTGTATTCTTTCCTAAGTCGTTCCAAAGCCTGACCGGTCGCGATGTTTCAACCCACTTAGGTCTCGACCTACAAGGCGGCTCGCAAATCTTTTTACGTCCCGCCGACCCTAACGAAGCCGATTTGGCCGCCAAACTCGAAAATGCCGCTGGTGTGATCGAGCGCCGCGTCAATGGCTTGGGCGTAAGCGAATCGGTTGTTCAAGTTGTCAACAGTGATAGTATTGTGGTCGAATTGCCTGGGGTCAAAGATCCTGCGGCAGCTTCGGAAGCGCTCAAAGGCGCTGGTAACCTCGAATTTATTGATCCTCAAGGTCAGTATTTGCCCGATGGCACCGAAGTTTGTACCACCGCTACACCACGTTACCCAATCACTGTGCAGTTGCCAAGCAGCGTCACTGGCACAACTGGGGTAACCACCACCGACAGCTTGAGTAGCACCAATCCGTTGTCATCAACCAATAATTTGACGACTACAACCCCAACTACGCCTACTGAGCGGCCTTGTGAAGCGCCCTATACCACGATTGCCCGTGGTAGCGATCTCGACACCAGCCAAGTTGCTTTGACAACAGATCAAGCTGGCCGTCCAGCAGTGTTCTTCCGCTTCCAAACCAACTCAGATTCAGCCACCCAAATCGCCAGCTTCACCAGCCAAAACATTGGCCGGCCTATGTCGATTGTGGTTGATAACCGCGTGATTTCAAGCCCCCAAATTAATGGCTCTTTGCCTGGCGAAGGGATCATTACCATGGGTTCAACTGGCACGACGGTTGCTGAGCAAAATTCACAAGCGCAAGCATTGCAAAACCAGCTCAAATATGGGGCTTTGCCAGTAACCTTGATCGAAGATAGTAACCGTAGCATCAGCGCAACCCTAGGCAACGACTCAATTGACGCAAGCAAAATTGCTGGCGCGATTGGCTTGATTGCGGTTATGCTGTTTATGTTGATGTACTATCGCTTGCCTGGCTTATTAGCCGACATTGCCTTGATCATCTACACCATCCTCTCGTTTGCGATTTACAACTTGGTTCCGGTCACATTGACCTTGCCAGGCATCGCAGGCTTTATTTTGTCGATTGGTTTGGCCGTTGACGCGAACGTGTTGATTTTCGCGCGGATCAAAGAAGAATTGCACCGTGGCCGCTCATTGGAACGGGCAGTCGAAGATGGCTTCAACCACGCTTGGCCATCAATCCGCGACTCCAACGCTTCAACCTTGATTACAAGCTTTATCTTGTATGTCTTGGGCAACGGGCTTGGCGTAAGTATCATCCAAGGCTTTGCATTGACCTTGGCCTTGGGGATTATCGTCAGCTTGTTTACGGCAATCACCGTTTCGCGCATGTTGTTGCGCTTGACGATTGATCTTGGGGTTTCGAATCCACGTTGGTTTGGGGTTAACCCCGAAGAAGATGCTGCTGAAGTGGCAGCCTTGTCGTCAGAGCAAGCTTAA
- a CDS encoding M14 family metallopeptidase: protein MKPSRIVRLVGSLALAVGLMAPLSALGQTRQPVQQTEPLDQSRAYHIEGVTTREDRNAIAATGASIDAVHGKVLDVTANAEEAAAIERLGFKLVELPELTDFPGADSAYHNYAEMTSNIAAVVASKPSIVSRFSIGRSYENRDLIAVKISDNVATDENEPEALFIGQHHAREHLTVEMTLYLLHLLVDNYGIDNRITNIVNSREIYIVFSLNPDGSEYDVASGSYRSWRKNRQPNSGSSYVGIDLNRNYSYKWGCCGGSSGSTSSDTYRGTAAFTAPETQAIRNFVASRVVGGKQQIKTSISFHTYSELVLWPYGYTYDAYPSDMQRDDYDAMAALGRNMASSNGYTPQQASDLYVADGTYEDWAYGVHRIFAYTFEMYPRSSSPGFYPPDEVISRETTRNRESVLYLLEQTDCPYRVIGKETQYCSGGGTPTPTATPAPTATPGPTATPNPVVTVFSDDFETNQGWTTNPNATDTATTGAWERGDPEATDSSGAKQLGTTVSGSNNLVTGRLAGSSAGAYDLDGGASSVRSPAFTLPSSGNLSLSFSYYLAHGSNASSADYFRVSLVTSSGTVKVFEKLGSATDVDAAWTAATVSLNSYAGQSVRILIEASDASTASLVEAAVDNVSVTQR from the coding sequence ATGAAGCCGTCACGCATCGTTCGGTTGGTTGGTTCACTCGCATTAGCCGTAGGGCTGATGGCTCCGCTGAGTGCTTTAGGGCAAACGCGGCAGCCAGTTCAGCAAACGGAGCCGCTTGATCAATCGCGGGCCTATCATATTGAAGGCGTGACCACGCGCGAAGATCGCAATGCGATTGCCGCAACTGGTGCTTCGATTGATGCCGTTCATGGTAAGGTATTGGATGTTACCGCCAATGCCGAAGAAGCTGCGGCGATTGAGCGCTTAGGCTTTAAATTGGTCGAACTCCCTGAATTGACCGATTTTCCAGGCGCAGATTCGGCCTACCACAATTATGCTGAGATGACCAGCAACATTGCGGCAGTTGTTGCCAGCAAGCCGAGCATTGTGAGCCGCTTTAGCATTGGCCGCTCGTATGAAAACCGTGATTTGATCGCAGTTAAAATTAGCGATAATGTTGCAACCGATGAGAACGAGCCAGAAGCCTTGTTCATTGGCCAACACCATGCCCGCGAACACTTGACGGTTGAAATGACCCTGTATCTGTTGCATTTGCTGGTCGATAACTATGGCATTGACAATCGAATTACCAATATCGTCAATAGCCGCGAAATCTACATCGTCTTTAGCTTGAACCCTGATGGCAGCGAATATGACGTAGCCAGTGGCAGCTATCGTAGCTGGCGCAAAAATCGCCAACCCAACAGCGGCTCTTCCTACGTTGGCATCGACCTTAACCGCAACTATAGCTACAAATGGGGCTGCTGTGGTGGCTCAAGTGGTTCCACCTCAAGCGATACCTATCGGGGCACGGCGGCCTTTACTGCTCCCGAAACCCAAGCTATTCGCAATTTTGTCGCAAGTCGGGTGGTTGGCGGCAAACAACAAATCAAAACCTCGATTTCCTTCCACACCTATAGTGAGCTGGTGTTATGGCCATATGGCTACACCTACGATGCCTATCCCAGTGATATGCAGCGCGACGATTATGATGCGATGGCCGCGCTTGGCCGCAATATGGCCTCAAGCAATGGTTATACGCCACAACAAGCCAGCGATTTGTATGTAGCTGATGGTACATACGAAGATTGGGCGTATGGGGTACATCGGATCTTTGCCTATACCTTTGAAATGTATCCTCGCTCTTCTAGCCCAGGTTTCTACCCACCTGACGAAGTAATTAGCCGTGAAACCACTCGTAACCGTGAATCAGTCTTGTATTTATTGGAACAAACTGATTGTCCATATCGCGTGATTGGCAAAGAAACCCAATATTGTAGCGGCGGTGGAACACCAACTCCAACCGCTACGCCTGCACCAACGGCAACCCCAGGCCCAACCGCCACACCAAACCCAGTCGTCACCGTATTTAGCGATGATTTTGAAACCAACCAAGGTTGGACAACCAATCCCAATGCGACTGATACGGCAACCACCGGCGCATGGGAACGTGGCGACCCTGAAGCAACCGATAGCAGCGGAGCCAAGCAGCTTGGCACGACGGTCAGCGGCAGCAACAACCTTGTAACGGGCCGTTTGGCTGGTAGCTCAGCTGGAGCATACGACCTTGATGGTGGAGCGTCGTCAGTCCGTTCGCCAGCCTTCACCTTGCCAAGTTCTGGTAATTTGAGCTTGAGTTTCAGCTACTACTTGGCTCATGGCTCGAATGCAAGTAGCGCCGATTACTTCCGCGTATCGCTCGTCACCAGCTCAGGCACGGTCAAAGTCTTTGAAAAATTGGGCAGCGCAACCGATGTTGATGCTGCTTGGACAGCCGCTACTGTGAGCTTAAACAGCTATGCTGGCCAATCGGTGCGAATCTTGATCGAGGCTTCCGATGCCAGCACTGCTAGCTTGGTAGAAGCTGCTGTGGATAATGTTAGCGTTACCCAACGCTAA